A section of the Triticum dicoccoides isolate Atlit2015 ecotype Zavitan chromosome 7A, WEW_v2.0, whole genome shotgun sequence genome encodes:
- the LOC119327715 gene encoding spermidine synthase 1-like: MEAETAAKRAREGEGAAAADGAGEQAGISAVIPGWFSEISPMWPGEAHSLKVEKVLFQGKSDYQNVLVFQSSTYGKVLVLDGVIQVTERDECAYQEMITHLPLCSIKDPKKVLVIGGGDGGVLREVSRHSSVEQIDICEIDKMVVDVSKQFFPRLALGFEDPRVSLHIGDGVAFLKNAPEGTYDAVIVDSSDPVGPAQELFEKPFFESVSRALRPGGVVCTQAESIWLHMHIIEDIVTNCRQVFKGSVNYAWTTVPTYPSGVIGFMLCSTEGPSVDFQHPVFSIEEDEYSTKSKGPLKFYNSEFHTASFCLPSFARRVIEAKAN; this comes from the exons AtggaggccgagacggcggcgaagaGGGCGCGGGAGGGCGAGGGCGCTGCGGCGGCGGACGGAGCCGGGGAGCAGGCGGGGATCTCCGCCGTCATCCCCGGGTGGTTCTCCGAGATCAGCCCCATGTGGCCCGGTGAGGCGCACTCGCTCAAGGTGGAGAAGGTCCTGTTTCAAGGCAAGTCGGACTACCAAAACGTGCTGGTTTTCCAGTCCTCCACCTACGGGAAGGTGCTCGTCCTGGATGGGGTGATCCAGGTGACGGAGAGGGACGAGTGCGCCTACCAGGAGATGATCACCCACCTCCCTCTCTGCTCAATCAAAGACCCCAAGAAGGTCCTGGTCATCGGGGGTGGAGACGGCGGCGTTCTGCGGGAGGTCTCGCGGCACTCCTCGGTGGAGCAGATCGACATCTGCGAGATCGACAAGATGGTGGTCGATGTGTCCAAGCAGTTCTTCCCTCGTCTGGCCCTCGGGTTCGAGGACCCTCGCGTGTCCCTGCACATCGGCGACGGCGTCGCCTTCCTGAAGAATGCTCCAGAGGGCACCTATGATGCAGTGATCGTCGATTCCTCCGACCCGGTAGGCCCTGCCCAGGAGCTGTTCGAGAAGCCGTTCTTCGAGTCCGTCTCCAGGGCTCTGCGTCCGGGCGGGGTCGTCTGCACCCAGGCGGAGAGCATATGGCTGCACATGCACATCATAGAGGACATTGTCACCAACTGTCGCCAGGTTTTCAAAGGCTCGGTGAACTACGCATGGACTACGGTGCCCACATACCCTAG CGGAGTGATAGGTTTCATGCTCTGCTCCACGGAGGGACCTAGTGTTGATTTCCAGCATCCCGTCTTCAGCATCGAGGAGGACGAATACTCCACAAAATCAAAGGGGCCGCTCAAGTTCTACAATTCCGAGTTCCACACCGCATCGTTTTGTTTGCCATCATTTGCGAGGAGGGTCATTGAGGCCAAGGCTAACTAG